The following nucleotide sequence is from Synchiropus splendidus isolate RoL2022-P1 chromosome 1, RoL_Sspl_1.0, whole genome shotgun sequence.
AGGGAAGCTACCTTCACTGACCTCAGAAGCTCCAACTCTGACAGCTGCTCAGTAACCAACATAACCGCATGGTTGGCTGGATTCTGTTGTCAAAATTTGGTTGGGTCACAATGTTTCTGTTGGTGGTTACGACGTATCGTGGACATCATTTGCTCAGAGTTAAATCACTAACTGAAATTTTCTCCTTGACTTGAATTCACTTGTCCTGCGACATGCCATGTGCTCCAGTCCatactgtgtgtgttgtcttgtgTTCAGGAGGAACCCGGGCCTGTGTTGGAGCCCCAGCCTTATTGGTTTCACACTCTCCAGACTAAACGCTCACGAATTCGGCGTGAACGCAGTAACAGTGATCCTCTGGGAGAACGGCAAAGTCAGGAGGGCTTCACCTGGGTCAGCTGACACCTGTCAATCATTTCCACAGCTCTAAAGGTGTGGCATTCTGATCTGTGgagaaatgtttgtgtgtgttccagagGCCAGGTCTACAGTTTGGCGTGATGAACTCATATGTCAGCCTGGAGAAACTGGGGGAGGGGTCATATGCGTCCGTTTTTAAAGGCATTAGCAGGTCAGTACACACCCCTCAGATTGAATTGCTATCTATCGCAATATCATGAGTTTCCTATGTTCTACACTGTTAACTGACAAAAACAAGCAATTCCCACAATATAGAAAAGTGTATTACTCAAAATAGAAAGgacaaattaaatgaaaaaaaaaaactaaatcatTGATAGTGTGCAACTACTGTGGTATTGAAGGTGACTGAGCTGAACTGGATCATTGTGTTGTgtgaagccccgccccctgtgGTTCTGGGTTCTGTGGGAAACATTATCACTATCATTATCcatgctttttctttttaaaggtcTTTTAGAGATAAAATATCGCTATTATCATATCGGTGGTCGCAATACACTGGTGTACTTCCAGTGCATATGATTCATTTTGTATAATATTCTCCCTCTGTTAAGAATCAACGGCCAGTTGGTGGCACTTAAAGTCATCCGCATGAAGACAGATGAGGGCGTGCCCTTCACTGCCATTAGAGAAGGTGAAAGCACACCCTCACACATTTGGAATCACTAGTGTTCAAttcatatttgttgtttttgtgcgtACTTGGTGGTACTTGTCCAGCGTCTCTCCTGAAAGGTCTCAAACATGCCAACATTGTCCTCCTCCATGATATCATCCACGGTAGTGACTCCCTCACCTTGGTCTTTGAATATGTGGTAAGTGGGTTTTctgttgaacacacacacacaggacactCTTACTGTTGCGTAACTCCTAAACAGCAGACAGACCTGGCGCAGTATATGTCCCAGCACCCCGGAGGTCTCCATTCCCACAACATCCGGGTAACTCCTGATTTCACTTTCGCACACAGGTTCTTACACCGATTCTGAGATTCTCTGTCTGGTTTTCTTGTGGTTTTGCTGCAGCTCTTCATGTTCCAGCTACTACGTGGTCTGTCATTCATCCACGGACGGCACATCCTTCACAGGGACCTGAAGCCCCAAAATCTGCTCATCAGTCACCTGGGAGAACTCAAACTAGCAGACTTTGGTAATAACACACGCACAATTGCTCAGACTCCTTGTTTAGCTCTTACTGCCGTGTAGTTCATGTTCAGGTTTGGCCCGCTCCAAGTCCATCCCAAGTCAGACGTTCTCCTCAGAGGTGGTCACGCTGTGGTATCGCCCGCCTGACGTGCTGCTAGGTTCTACCAATTACTCCACAGCTGTAGACATCTGGTGTGGATCATGACAGTTGGACCTTCAGAACCAATTCTGgtgcctgattttttttttttttttttcatgtgggTCAGGGGGGCAGGATGCATCTTTGTTGAGATGCTTCAGGGGGCGCCAGCCTTTCCAGGAAACAGTGATGCCCTGGAGCAACTGCACAAGATCTGGATGGTGTTTGGGGTCCCATCTGAGCAGCTCTGGCCTGGAGTCAGCCAGCTGCCGCTCTACCAGCCAGGTAAGCTATGACCACATTATTCACCTGCAGGaacaaacattgttttgtgtCGCAGACAAG
It contains:
- the cdk15 gene encoding cyclin-dependent kinase 15 isoform X2, giving the protein MGEEAGRWARGCCCGELVEEEERNGKEDVEMEESRSSSPLEGVQEEPGPVLEPQPYWFHTLQTKRSRIRRERSNSDPLGERQSQEGFTWRPGLQFGVMNSYVSLEKLGEGSYASVFKGISRINGQLVALKVIRMKTDEGVPFTAIREASLLKGLKHANIVLLHDIIHGSDSLTLVFEYVQTDLAQYMSQHPGGLHSHNIRLFMFQLLRGLSFIHGRHILHRDLKPQNLLISHLGELKLADFGLARSKSIPSQTFSSEVVTLWYRPPDVLLGSTNYSTAVDIWGAGCIFVEMLQGAPAFPGNSDALEQLHKIWMVFGVPSEQLWPGVSQLPLYQPDKFVPREPKALRNTWKRLQQLPNKTEALVQQLLTLVPENRPSASKALQHQYFSTLPPAVHHLRDTVSVFKVPGVHLETEVHDLCIPARKVRPSLLQVAKRW
- the cdk15 gene encoding cyclin-dependent kinase 15 isoform X1; protein product: MGEEAGRWARGCCCGELVEEEERNGKEDVEMEESRSSSPLEGVQEEPGPVLEPQPYWFHTLQTKRSRIRRERSNSDPLGERQSQEGFTWRPGLQFGVMNSYVSLEKLGEGSYASVFKGISRINGQLVALKVIRMKTDEGVPFTAIREASLLKGLKHANIVLLHDIIHGSDSLTLVFEYVVSGFSVEHTHTGHSYCCVTPKQQTDLAQYMSQHPGGLHSHNIRLFMFQLLRGLSFIHGRHILHRDLKPQNLLISHLGELKLADFGLARSKSIPSQTFSSEVVTLWYRPPDVLLGSTNYSTAVDIWGAGCIFVEMLQGAPAFPGNSDALEQLHKIWMVFGVPSEQLWPGVSQLPLYQPDKFVPREPKALRNTWKRLQQLPNKTEALVQQLLTLVPENRPSASKALQHQYFSTLPPAVHHLRDTVSVFKVPGVHLETEVHDLCIPARKVRPSLLQVAKRW